From the genome of Spinacia oleracea cultivar Varoflay chromosome 2, BTI_SOV_V1, whole genome shotgun sequence, one region includes:
- the LOC110788999 gene encoding transcription factor UNE10 isoform X1, which yields MNLNHCVPTWNNIEDAVDPIQSQPPPLPPLPLQQPLSRTLPSQTLSTSLSAGPDTSTYVFYCHCYLILVKKLDYEMAELTWENGHLMMHGLGLPRVSSKSSLAEAVAWVDNCDKPSTRANGMLESIVNQGYHIPKPTLPPGRKAGASEHDDDYSVPWCGPTPPPHVPVTLDALVPNTNVMGCSTRVGSCSTAARVPLGSDWSVSKGAPESTRRKRHAEDTCQQLRNMNNNNVHTSTSLGPASPENTKTCTVDDHDSVCHSRSQRERGEEEENQKQGAAKRSRVAAVHNQSERKRRDKINQRMKTLQKLVPNSNKTDKASMLDEVIEYLKQLQAQIQMLNRMSYPSMMMPLAIQQQLQMSMMGMGMMGMGMDQMNMNMNMNMMNPMATRANVAGVPPPSFMNLGGAYNNMPIATTCDGNIAGGGECILPQGSMVPSDPLSAYLACQSHPSMTMDAYSKMAAMYQQLQQQTQQLQQHHKQQQ from the exons ATGAATTTGAATCATTGTGTTCCTACTTGGAATAATATTGAAGATGCTGTTGATCCAATCCAATCTCAACCACCACCTCTGCCGCCGTTGCCACTTCAACAGCCGCTTTCAAGAACCCTCCCTTCACAAACTCTCTCCACCTCCCTCTCCGCCGGTCCTGATACGTCTACATATGTATTTTACTGTCATTGTTATCTTATTCTGGTAAAAAAATTAG ATTACGAAATGGCAGAGCTAACGTGGGAAAACGGGCATCTCATGATGCATGGCTTAGGCCTACCGCGTGTGTCAAGCAAATCTAGCTTAGCCGAAGCCGTGGCGTGGGTTGATAACTGTGACAAACCTTCCACACGCGCCAACGGCATGCTTGAGTCTATAGTAAACCAAGGTTATCATATCCCCAAACCGACACTTCCACCTGGACGCAAAGCAGGCGCGAGTGAACACGATGATGACTATAGTGTTCCATGGTGTGGCCCTACACCTCCACCTCATGTTCCTGTCACCCTCGACGCGCTAGTCCCGAATACTAATGTTATGGGGTGTTCAACTCGGGTGGGATCGTGTAGCACGGCGGCGCGTGTTCCTTTAGGTTCTGATTGGAGCGTGAGTAAAGGCGCTCCAGAGAGTACAAGAAGGAAGCGACATGCAGAGGACACGTGTCAACAGTTGAGAAATATGAACAATAACAACGTCCATACATCCACGTCATTGGGGCCGGCGTCGCCAGAAAATACCAAAACTTGCACCGTTGACGACCATGACTCTGTTTGCCATAGTAGGTCTCAG AGAGAAAGAGGCGAGGAGGAGGAGAATCAGAAGCAAGGTGCAGCAAAAAGGAGTAGGGTTGCTGCTGTTCATAACCAATCTGAAAGA AAAAGAAGAGACAAGATCAATCAAAGAATGAAAACTTTGCAAAAGCTGGTTCCCAACTCAAATAAG ACGGACAAGGCTTCAATGCTGGATGAAGTAATAGAGTACCTAAAACAACTACAAGCACAAATTCAAATGCTTAACCGGATGAGCTATCCATCGATGATGATGCCACTGGCCATACAACAACAACTACAAATGTCGATGATGGGAATGGGAATgatgggaatgggaatggatCAAATGAACATGAatatgaacatgaacatgatgAATCCAATGGCGACACGGGCTAACGTCGCCGGAGTCCCACCACCCTCTTTCATGAATTTGGGTGGTGCTTATAACAATATGCCAATAGCGACCACTTGTGATGGTAACATTGCAGGTGGTGGAGAATGCATATTGCCTCAAGGAAGCATGGTCCCGTCAGATCCCTTATCAGCGTATCTTGCTTGTCAATCACAT CCATCGATGACGATGGATGCATATAGCAAGATGGCTGCCATGTACCAACAACTACAGCAACAAACACAACAACTACAACAACATCATAAACAACAACAATGA
- the LOC110788999 gene encoding transcription factor UNE10 isoform X2: MLLIQSNLNHHLCRRCHFNSRFQEPSLHKLSPPPSPPVLIRLHMYFTVIVILFWVDYEMAELTWENGHLMMHGLGLPRVSSKSSLAEAVAWVDNCDKPSTRANGMLESIVNQGYHIPKPTLPPGRKAGASEHDDDYSVPWCGPTPPPHVPVTLDALVPNTNVMGCSTRVGSCSTAARVPLGSDWSVSKGAPESTRRKRHAEDTCQQLRNMNNNNVHTSTSLGPASPENTKTCTVDDHDSVCHSRSQRERGEEEENQKQGAAKRSRVAAVHNQSERKRRDKINQRMKTLQKLVPNSNKTDKASMLDEVIEYLKQLQAQIQMLNRMSYPSMMMPLAIQQQLQMSMMGMGMMGMGMDQMNMNMNMNMMNPMATRANVAGVPPPSFMNLGGAYNNMPIATTCDGNIAGGGECILPQGSMVPSDPLSAYLACQSHPSMTMDAYSKMAAMYQQLQQQTQQLQQHHKQQQ, encoded by the exons ATGCTGTTGATCCAATCCAATCTCAACCACCACCTCTGCCGCCGTTGCCACTTCAACAGCCGCTTTCAAGAACCCTCCCTTCACAAACTCTCTCCACCTCCCTCTCCGCCGGTCCTGATACGTCTACATATGTATTTTACTGTCATTGTTATCTTATTCTG GGTAGATTACGAAATGGCAGAGCTAACGTGGGAAAACGGGCATCTCATGATGCATGGCTTAGGCCTACCGCGTGTGTCAAGCAAATCTAGCTTAGCCGAAGCCGTGGCGTGGGTTGATAACTGTGACAAACCTTCCACACGCGCCAACGGCATGCTTGAGTCTATAGTAAACCAAGGTTATCATATCCCCAAACCGACACTTCCACCTGGACGCAAAGCAGGCGCGAGTGAACACGATGATGACTATAGTGTTCCATGGTGTGGCCCTACACCTCCACCTCATGTTCCTGTCACCCTCGACGCGCTAGTCCCGAATACTAATGTTATGGGGTGTTCAACTCGGGTGGGATCGTGTAGCACGGCGGCGCGTGTTCCTTTAGGTTCTGATTGGAGCGTGAGTAAAGGCGCTCCAGAGAGTACAAGAAGGAAGCGACATGCAGAGGACACGTGTCAACAGTTGAGAAATATGAACAATAACAACGTCCATACATCCACGTCATTGGGGCCGGCGTCGCCAGAAAATACCAAAACTTGCACCGTTGACGACCATGACTCTGTTTGCCATAGTAGGTCTCAG AGAGAAAGAGGCGAGGAGGAGGAGAATCAGAAGCAAGGTGCAGCAAAAAGGAGTAGGGTTGCTGCTGTTCATAACCAATCTGAAAGA AAAAGAAGAGACAAGATCAATCAAAGAATGAAAACTTTGCAAAAGCTGGTTCCCAACTCAAATAAG ACGGACAAGGCTTCAATGCTGGATGAAGTAATAGAGTACCTAAAACAACTACAAGCACAAATTCAAATGCTTAACCGGATGAGCTATCCATCGATGATGATGCCACTGGCCATACAACAACAACTACAAATGTCGATGATGGGAATGGGAATgatgggaatgggaatggatCAAATGAACATGAatatgaacatgaacatgatgAATCCAATGGCGACACGGGCTAACGTCGCCGGAGTCCCACCACCCTCTTTCATGAATTTGGGTGGTGCTTATAACAATATGCCAATAGCGACCACTTGTGATGGTAACATTGCAGGTGGTGGAGAATGCATATTGCCTCAAGGAAGCATGGTCCCGTCAGATCCCTTATCAGCGTATCTTGCTTGTCAATCACAT CCATCGATGACGATGGATGCATATAGCAAGATGGCTGCCATGTACCAACAACTACAGCAACAAACACAACAACTACAACAACATCATAAACAACAACAATGA
- the LOC110788999 gene encoding transcription factor UNE10 isoform X3, with translation MLLIQSNLNHHLCRRCHFNSRFQEPSLHKLSPPPSPPVLIRLHMVDYEMAELTWENGHLMMHGLGLPRVSSKSSLAEAVAWVDNCDKPSTRANGMLESIVNQGYHIPKPTLPPGRKAGASEHDDDYSVPWCGPTPPPHVPVTLDALVPNTNVMGCSTRVGSCSTAARVPLGSDWSVSKGAPESTRRKRHAEDTCQQLRNMNNNNVHTSTSLGPASPENTKTCTVDDHDSVCHSRSQRERGEEEENQKQGAAKRSRVAAVHNQSERKRRDKINQRMKTLQKLVPNSNKTDKASMLDEVIEYLKQLQAQIQMLNRMSYPSMMMPLAIQQQLQMSMMGMGMMGMGMDQMNMNMNMNMMNPMATRANVAGVPPPSFMNLGGAYNNMPIATTCDGNIAGGGECILPQGSMVPSDPLSAYLACQSHPSMTMDAYSKMAAMYQQLQQQTQQLQQHHKQQQ, from the exons ATGCTGTTGATCCAATCCAATCTCAACCACCACCTCTGCCGCCGTTGCCACTTCAACAGCCGCTTTCAAGAACCCTCCCTTCACAAACTCTCTCCACCTCCCTCTCCGCCGGTCCTGATACGTCTACATAT GGTAGATTACGAAATGGCAGAGCTAACGTGGGAAAACGGGCATCTCATGATGCATGGCTTAGGCCTACCGCGTGTGTCAAGCAAATCTAGCTTAGCCGAAGCCGTGGCGTGGGTTGATAACTGTGACAAACCTTCCACACGCGCCAACGGCATGCTTGAGTCTATAGTAAACCAAGGTTATCATATCCCCAAACCGACACTTCCACCTGGACGCAAAGCAGGCGCGAGTGAACACGATGATGACTATAGTGTTCCATGGTGTGGCCCTACACCTCCACCTCATGTTCCTGTCACCCTCGACGCGCTAGTCCCGAATACTAATGTTATGGGGTGTTCAACTCGGGTGGGATCGTGTAGCACGGCGGCGCGTGTTCCTTTAGGTTCTGATTGGAGCGTGAGTAAAGGCGCTCCAGAGAGTACAAGAAGGAAGCGACATGCAGAGGACACGTGTCAACAGTTGAGAAATATGAACAATAACAACGTCCATACATCCACGTCATTGGGGCCGGCGTCGCCAGAAAATACCAAAACTTGCACCGTTGACGACCATGACTCTGTTTGCCATAGTAGGTCTCAG AGAGAAAGAGGCGAGGAGGAGGAGAATCAGAAGCAAGGTGCAGCAAAAAGGAGTAGGGTTGCTGCTGTTCATAACCAATCTGAAAGA AAAAGAAGAGACAAGATCAATCAAAGAATGAAAACTTTGCAAAAGCTGGTTCCCAACTCAAATAAG ACGGACAAGGCTTCAATGCTGGATGAAGTAATAGAGTACCTAAAACAACTACAAGCACAAATTCAAATGCTTAACCGGATGAGCTATCCATCGATGATGATGCCACTGGCCATACAACAACAACTACAAATGTCGATGATGGGAATGGGAATgatgggaatgggaatggatCAAATGAACATGAatatgaacatgaacatgatgAATCCAATGGCGACACGGGCTAACGTCGCCGGAGTCCCACCACCCTCTTTCATGAATTTGGGTGGTGCTTATAACAATATGCCAATAGCGACCACTTGTGATGGTAACATTGCAGGTGGTGGAGAATGCATATTGCCTCAAGGAAGCATGGTCCCGTCAGATCCCTTATCAGCGTATCTTGCTTGTCAATCACAT CCATCGATGACGATGGATGCATATAGCAAGATGGCTGCCATGTACCAACAACTACAGCAACAAACACAACAACTACAACAACATCATAAACAACAACAATGA
- the LOC110788999 gene encoding transcription factor UNE10 isoform X4, producing the protein MAELTWENGHLMMHGLGLPRVSSKSSLAEAVAWVDNCDKPSTRANGMLESIVNQGYHIPKPTLPPGRKAGASEHDDDYSVPWCGPTPPPHVPVTLDALVPNTNVMGCSTRVGSCSTAARVPLGSDWSVSKGAPESTRRKRHAEDTCQQLRNMNNNNVHTSTSLGPASPENTKTCTVDDHDSVCHSRSQRERGEEEENQKQGAAKRSRVAAVHNQSERKRRDKINQRMKTLQKLVPNSNKTDKASMLDEVIEYLKQLQAQIQMLNRMSYPSMMMPLAIQQQLQMSMMGMGMMGMGMDQMNMNMNMNMMNPMATRANVAGVPPPSFMNLGGAYNNMPIATTCDGNIAGGGECILPQGSMVPSDPLSAYLACQSHPSMTMDAYSKMAAMYQQLQQQTQQLQQHHKQQQ; encoded by the exons ATGGCAGAGCTAACGTGGGAAAACGGGCATCTCATGATGCATGGCTTAGGCCTACCGCGTGTGTCAAGCAAATCTAGCTTAGCCGAAGCCGTGGCGTGGGTTGATAACTGTGACAAACCTTCCACACGCGCCAACGGCATGCTTGAGTCTATAGTAAACCAAGGTTATCATATCCCCAAACCGACACTTCCACCTGGACGCAAAGCAGGCGCGAGTGAACACGATGATGACTATAGTGTTCCATGGTGTGGCCCTACACCTCCACCTCATGTTCCTGTCACCCTCGACGCGCTAGTCCCGAATACTAATGTTATGGGGTGTTCAACTCGGGTGGGATCGTGTAGCACGGCGGCGCGTGTTCCTTTAGGTTCTGATTGGAGCGTGAGTAAAGGCGCTCCAGAGAGTACAAGAAGGAAGCGACATGCAGAGGACACGTGTCAACAGTTGAGAAATATGAACAATAACAACGTCCATACATCCACGTCATTGGGGCCGGCGTCGCCAGAAAATACCAAAACTTGCACCGTTGACGACCATGACTCTGTTTGCCATAGTAGGTCTCAG AGAGAAAGAGGCGAGGAGGAGGAGAATCAGAAGCAAGGTGCAGCAAAAAGGAGTAGGGTTGCTGCTGTTCATAACCAATCTGAAAGA AAAAGAAGAGACAAGATCAATCAAAGAATGAAAACTTTGCAAAAGCTGGTTCCCAACTCAAATAAG ACGGACAAGGCTTCAATGCTGGATGAAGTAATAGAGTACCTAAAACAACTACAAGCACAAATTCAAATGCTTAACCGGATGAGCTATCCATCGATGATGATGCCACTGGCCATACAACAACAACTACAAATGTCGATGATGGGAATGGGAATgatgggaatgggaatggatCAAATGAACATGAatatgaacatgaacatgatgAATCCAATGGCGACACGGGCTAACGTCGCCGGAGTCCCACCACCCTCTTTCATGAATTTGGGTGGTGCTTATAACAATATGCCAATAGCGACCACTTGTGATGGTAACATTGCAGGTGGTGGAGAATGCATATTGCCTCAAGGAAGCATGGTCCCGTCAGATCCCTTATCAGCGTATCTTGCTTGTCAATCACAT CCATCGATGACGATGGATGCATATAGCAAGATGGCTGCCATGTACCAACAACTACAGCAACAAACACAACAACTACAACAACATCATAAACAACAACAATGA